CGAGCAGGCCGTGAGCGAACCGCCCTACTCCGATGCTCCGCCGTCGCTGTACGCGTCCGTCGATCACGCCTCGATCTCGAACAAGTCGGGTCGCGCCGATCTCGGAGACGCGTGGATCGAACCGAGCGAGGAGCTGGCGAGTCTGGACTGCCTGACGAGCGCCAGAGTGAGCCTCACTCCCGACGAGACCTGGGTCTCTCTCGTCGGAGACACCGACCTCACCGCCGAGCAGACGGCGCAGATCATGGCGGTGCTCGCGGACAGAGGGGTGCTCGGCCCCGCCGTGAATGTGATCCACACCAACAGGTCCGCGCTTCCGAAGGACTCCAAGACCACGCTGTACGGAGTGGCCGAATGAGCCGGCGGATCGCGGCCATCGCCGCCGCGGCCGCCGTCGCCGCGCTGCTGCTGACGGGCTGTGCGCCGCAGTACGCGACCCCCGACGAGCGTTCGGAATCCTTCGCCGAGCCGGTGGCAGAAGCGGTGAACGAGCTCGACTCCGCCCCCGACGACGTGCAGGCCAGGTCGTCCTTCGACGGGATCGTGCTCGAGGCCCGCCTGGGCGACATGTCGTATGCCGAGACGCGAGCGTTCATCGAGGAGGCGCTGCCGATCGTCGAGGAGTCGCCCCTGGGCGCCATGCCGGTGCGCCTGCTTCTGAGTCACACGCAACAGGGGTCCGGGCAGCAGGGAGCCGTGGCAGGGTCGACCACACTCGAGTGGCGGGGGTACGACCCCGAGCGCGCCGACCGCTACTTCGCGGCGGTGCAGGTGTGGCTCGACACCCTGGCAGACCCGGGGGTGCAGTTCGACGAGACGTTCCAGGTGCAGGCGGCCGCCGTGTTCGGCGACATCAGTGTGCTGGACGGTCGTGACCTCGACGCGTACAGCGCCGAGATCACCGCACAGCTGGAGAAGGCCGGATACGTGGAGCCGAGGATCATCGTCGCCGCGCGGCCCGCGCCGTAGTCTGTCGGACCCCCGCCGTGAGAGTGTGAGGGGCATGACCGAGTACGTCGACGTGCAGACCGCCGCGGGGCGGGTCCGAGGGCGCTGGCGCCCGACCACCGGAGGGCGCGGGGCCTCGCGCTCGGCGGCATTCCTCGGCATCCCGTTCGCCGAGGCGCCGATCGGCGATCTGCGATTCCAGGCGCCGGTGCCGAAGGCGCCGTGGGAGGGCGTGCTCGATGCGCTCGAGTTCGCCGCCACCGCGCAACGCGGAGACCCCGGAGTGACGCTCATTCCCGAGCCGAGTGTCGAGGGCGACTCGACGCTGAACGTCAACGTCTTCACCCCCGATCCGACGGCTGCAGGTCTCCCGGTGCTCGTATGGATCCACGGCGGCGGATACTTCGCCGGGTCTCCCGCGAGCCCCTGGTACGACGGGCGCAACTTCAATCGAGATGGCGTCGTCACCGTCTCGATCTCGTACCGGCTCGGATTCGACGGCTTCGGGTGGATCGCCGATGCCCCGTCGAACCGCGGGGTGCGCGACTGGCTGCTCGCGCTCGAATGGGTGCAGCAGAACATCGCCGCATTCGGGGGTGACCCCGGCCGGGTGACCATCGCCGGGCAGTCCGCCGGGGGAGGGGCGGTGCTCACTCTGCTCGGGATGGAGGCGGCACAGCACCTGTTCCACGGGGTCTACGCGATCTCGGGTGCGCTCGGCGACGTCGCGCCTGCGAGGGCCGAGGCGTTCGGGCGGGCGCTCGCCGCTGCGGCCGGCGTCGAGCCCACGGTGGCCGGCTTCGCGACGGTGACGGAGGATCGTCTGCTCGCACTGCAGAAGAAGGCGACCCAGCTCGGGCCGTCGTCGATGACGACGATGATCGACGAGGGGCTTCCGCTCGGGCCGGCGATCGATGGAGACCTTCTCGCACGGTCGACCCGCGAGTCGCTGCGCGCCGGCGTCGGCGCCGACAAGCCACTCGTGATCGGGGCGGCCGACGATGAGTTCACCATGGCGTTCACGGGCAAGGCCGCGACAGCGCTGCGGTGGGTGCCGCAGTCGGTGCTGTTGAACCGGCTCGGGCTGCCCCGGAGCATCCGTGCCGAGTATCTCGCGGCGAACGCCGACATCGCGCGTCTCGGCAAGGCGCGGCTCGCGGGGCGTGTGCTCACCGACCGGATGTTCCGCCGCACCGTGCCGCGCATCGCCGCCGACAGGGCGGACGCGCCCACCTGGCTCTACCGGTTCTCCTGGCCGTCCGGACACTTCGGCTTCGCCGAGCACTGCCTCGACGTGCCGTTCTTCTTCGACTGCCTCGACGGGCCGTCGATGGAGGCGCTGGCCGGGCCGAACCCGCCGCAGACCCTCGCCGACGACCTGCACGGCGCGGCCGTCGCGTTCGTCACCACCGCAGACCCGGGGTGGCCGAGGCACGAGGGTGGTGCCGGCACCGTGCGGATCTACGACGTGCAGACCCGCGACGTCGCCGATGCGTACGCGTCTGTGCGCGCTCTGATCTGAGGCGTTCCGCCGCAGAGGCACCGCGGCCGATGGCCGGCCGCTCCCGGAGGTGTGTGCGGCCGGCCATCGGCATGATCGAACGGTGGTCGGGTCAGCGGGCGGCGGCCTTGCGCGGCTTCAGGAATTCCTCCGGCTCACGCTTTTCGCGTTTTGCAGCGCGCTTTTCCTTGATGGTCATTTGCGGGGCCTTTTTCGACCCTCGGACGTGTGGTGTCTTTGCGGACATGAGAAACTCGCTTCCCCTCGTGGCTGGCGTGCGTCCTCTGACCATAGCCCGCCGGTGCAGGAAATCAAATCGCCTCTGACGAGGTTATTTTCTCCTCACTCCGCACCGCAGTCCGCACCGGGACATTTACGCATCGCGTCATCGATAAATGCACGATCCGCCACGTCCGGGTTTTACCGAATTGCTTTTTCCGGGCATCCGGCTATGGTGATGCACATGACGATATCGACCGTTCTCCCGCGCAGTGAGCGTCTTCGCGACGCTTCCGTGGTGACGACAGCGGTCGACATCGCCGGTGCCCGGCACGAGGTTCTTCCGCCTCGGCTGATCGCCCTCCGCGGACTGCCGATCTCCTTCTGATCCCCCGCCGCGACCGCGTCGACCGCTGATCCCGGCCGTTGCGACACCCCACCCGAGACGCCGCGCCTGCGGCGTCCTTCCGTCTGCAAGGAGCAGCCATGCCCGATCTCACTCCCGTCGCCGATCTCCCGCCGTCCGCGGAGATCGCCTCTCGACTCGAGAGCCTTCTCCGCGATCGCGAGACGGTTCTGCGCGAGCTCGAACCGCGCGCGCTCCCGACCGTCGACCCGGTGGCGTATCAGACCGCGGCGTCGCACCGCGCCGTGATCCGTCAGCTCACCGATGCGCTGGAACGGGTCGCCGCGGGTACCTACGGGCTCTGCGGGCGATGCGGAGAGCCGATCGCGCCCGCCCGTCTCGAGGTGCTGCCCCAGGCGTCCGCCTGCATCGAGTGCCAGAGTCTCGTCGACGCGGCCTGATCCCGAGCGTCCGGCGGGCGGCGTGCGATGGGGCACGCCGCCCGCCTCACCCTCAGGCGATGTAGATCTTGCGCAGCGTCTCGGTGACGGTCCACACGGTGCGCTGGCCCTCGGCCAGGCGCACGACGGAGCCTGCGTCCACCTCGATCGCGGGCAGCGGCGGGTCGACGAACTCTATCCGGGCGTGACCGGCGAGCACGACGAAGACCTCATCGACCTCGGTGTCGGATGCCGTGCCCGGTGTCATCTCCCAGATGCCGACCTCGACGGCGCCGACCGTCGCCAGAGCATGCGCGGCGGTGGTCGGCCGGCCGAGGATCACCTCA
The sequence above is a segment of the Microbacterium sp. Root553 genome. Coding sequences within it:
- a CDS encoding carboxylesterase/lipase family protein, producing MTEYVDVQTAAGRVRGRWRPTTGGRGASRSAAFLGIPFAEAPIGDLRFQAPVPKAPWEGVLDALEFAATAQRGDPGVTLIPEPSVEGDSTLNVNVFTPDPTAAGLPVLVWIHGGGYFAGSPASPWYDGRNFNRDGVVTVSISYRLGFDGFGWIADAPSNRGVRDWLLALEWVQQNIAAFGGDPGRVTIAGQSAGGGAVLTLLGMEAAQHLFHGVYAISGALGDVAPARAEAFGRALAAAAGVEPTVAGFATVTEDRLLALQKKATQLGPSSMTTMIDEGLPLGPAIDGDLLARSTRESLRAGVGADKPLVIGAADDEFTMAFTGKAATALRWVPQSVLLNRLGLPRSIRAEYLAANADIARLGKARLAGRVLTDRMFRRTVPRIAADRADAPTWLYRFSWPSGHFGFAEHCLDVPFFFDCLDGPSMEALAGPNPPQTLADDLHGAAVAFVTTADPGWPRHEGGAGTVRIYDVQTRDVADAYASVRALI
- a CDS encoding TraR/DksA family transcriptional regulator codes for the protein MPDLTPVADLPPSAEIASRLESLLRDRETVLRELEPRALPTVDPVAYQTAASHRAVIRQLTDALERVAAGTYGLCGRCGEPIAPARLEVLPQASACIECQSLVDAA
- a CDS encoding cupin domain-containing protein, with protein sequence MSTLAPGEAVDAAALPLVHASLPADEVILGRPTTAAHALATVGAVEVGIWEMTPGTASDTEVDEVFVVLAGHARIEFVDPPLPAIEVDAGSVVRLAEGQRTVWTVTETLRKIYIA